In Deltaproteobacteria bacterium, a single genomic region encodes these proteins:
- the allB gene encoding allantoinase AllB codes for MLALTSSRVVLDDQLRDATVVIEGERIREVRAGQVVRPGETHVTVDPFVLAPGVVDSHVHINEPGRTDWEGFATATQAAASGGVTTVVDMPLNCIPVTTTAAALAIKCEAAAPRLWIDVGFWGGVVPGNADDLAALAQAGVLGCKAFMVHSGIDEFPASDEAVLRAAMLRLRDAGVPLLAHAELDVAAAPAQGDPRSHASWLSSRPCAMEDAAIALLIRLCRETGCAVHVVHLSSADSLPQIAAAKREGLPLTVETCAHYLCLRAEDIADGETHFKCAPPIRDDDNRARLWQGLRDGTIDFVVTDHSPCTPALKQLERGDFQVAWGGIASLQLGLQAVWTEARARGVGIPELFAWMSSRPAAFAGLAARKGRIAVGHDADLIVWDPDTAATIHAAQLRFRHKLSPYVGRTLYGAVRQTYLRGTIVYDGTAVHPAARGVALLHRDRAPRTLGRPS; via the coding sequence GTGCTTGCGCTGACCAGCTCCCGTGTCGTGCTCGACGACCAACTGCGCGACGCCACCGTGGTGATCGAGGGCGAGCGCATCCGCGAGGTGCGAGCAGGCCAGGTGGTGCGGCCCGGCGAGACCCACGTCACGGTCGATCCCTTCGTGCTCGCGCCGGGCGTGGTCGACAGCCACGTTCACATCAACGAGCCCGGTCGCACCGACTGGGAGGGCTTCGCGACCGCGACCCAGGCCGCCGCCAGCGGTGGCGTGACCACGGTCGTCGACATGCCGCTCAACTGCATCCCGGTCACCACCACCGCGGCCGCACTCGCCATCAAGTGCGAGGCCGCGGCCCCGCGTCTGTGGATCGACGTCGGCTTCTGGGGCGGCGTCGTGCCCGGCAACGCCGACGACCTCGCCGCGCTCGCGCAGGCCGGCGTGCTCGGCTGCAAAGCCTTCATGGTGCACTCCGGCATCGACGAGTTCCCCGCCAGCGACGAGGCGGTGCTGCGGGCGGCGATGCTGCGGCTGCGCGACGCCGGCGTTCCGCTGCTGGCCCACGCCGAGCTCGACGTCGCGGCCGCGCCGGCGCAGGGCGACCCGCGCTCGCATGCCTCGTGGCTGAGCTCGCGACCGTGCGCGATGGAGGACGCCGCGATCGCGCTGCTCATCCGACTCTGTCGCGAGACCGGCTGCGCCGTGCACGTGGTGCACCTGTCGTCGGCGGACTCGCTGCCGCAGATCGCCGCCGCCAAGCGCGAGGGCCTCCCGCTGACGGTCGAGACCTGTGCCCACTATCTGTGCCTGCGCGCGGAGGACATCGCCGACGGCGAGACCCACTTCAAGTGCGCGCCGCCGATCCGCGACGACGACAACCGCGCCCGCCTGTGGCAGGGGCTGCGCGACGGCACCATCGACTTCGTCGTCACCGATCATTCGCCGTGCACGCCGGCGCTCAAGCAGCTCGAGCGCGGCGACTTCCAGGTCGCGTGGGGCGGGATCGCGTCGCTGCAGCTGGGCCTGCAGGCGGTGTGGACCGAGGCGCGGGCGCGCGGCGTCGGCATCCCCGAGCTGTTCGCGTGGATGTCGAGCCGTCCGGCCGCGTTCGCGGGACTCGCCGCCCGCAAGGGCCGCATCGCGGTCGGTCACGACGCGGACCTCATCGTCTGGGATCCGGACACCGCCGCGACGATCCACGCCGCACAGCTGCGCTTTCGTCACAAGCTCTCGCCCTACGTCGGACGAACGCTGTACGGCGCCGTGCGTCAGACCTACCTGCGCGGCACCATCGTGTACGATGGTACCGCCGTGCATCCTGCGGCGCGCGGCGTGGCACTGCTGCACCGCGACCGCGCCCCCCGCACCCTCGGACGACCATCATGA
- a CDS encoding MerR family transcriptional regulator: protein MAKSTGRGKYRIHAVEEITGVPAATLRAWERRYGVPVPARTSSAYRVYSDDDIAIIRRMVELCESGIAPSEAARVALDERIESDPAPPQANEDAFAPLREQVLRAVEAFDPRGLERELERAAASAPAGTIVDEVLRPVLLEVGERWHAGTITVAQEHLASEAIGTILRRMITLAQPEGDARQVVLAGFADEEHAFPLQMLAVHLATWGYRAVLLGTRTPPAAVRQAVDELAPVLVCLSCTLAPSPHRARELVDAYADAVGETPWMVGGAAAAGLQRFVEARGGTVAMPEATRNLRPSIDRLAARRRPSH from the coding sequence ATCGCAAAGAGCACGGGCCGCGGCAAGTACCGCATCCACGCCGTCGAGGAGATCACCGGGGTCCCGGCGGCGACGCTGCGCGCATGGGAGCGCCGCTACGGCGTGCCGGTGCCCGCACGTACCTCGTCGGCCTACCGGGTCTACTCCGACGACGACATCGCGATCATCCGCCGGATGGTCGAGCTGTGCGAGAGCGGCATCGCCCCGTCGGAGGCGGCCCGCGTTGCGCTCGACGAGCGCATCGAGTCGGACCCGGCACCACCCCAGGCAAACGAAGATGCCTTCGCGCCGCTGCGCGAGCAGGTGTTGCGCGCCGTCGAGGCCTTCGATCCCCGCGGGCTCGAGCGCGAGCTCGAGCGCGCGGCCGCCTCGGCACCCGCGGGGACGATCGTCGACGAGGTCCTGCGACCGGTGTTGCTCGAGGTCGGCGAGCGCTGGCACGCGGGCACCATCACGGTCGCGCAGGAGCACCTCGCGAGCGAGGCCATCGGCACCATCTTGCGCCGCATGATCACGCTCGCGCAGCCCGAGGGCGATGCCCGTCAGGTGGTGCTCGCCGGCTTCGCCGACGAGGAGCACGCGTTCCCCCTGCAGATGCTCGCGGTGCACCTGGCGACGTGGGGGTACCGCGCGGTGCTGCTCGGCACACGCACGCCGCCCGCCGCCGTGCGGCAGGCCGTCGACGAGCTGGCGCCGGTGTTGGTGTGCCTGTCGTGCACGCTGGCCCCGAGCCCGCATCGCGCGCGCGAGCTGGTCGACGCCTACGCGGACGCGGTCGGCGAGACCCCGTGGATGGTCGGTGGTGCGGCGGCGGCCGGCCTGCAGCGCTTCGTCGAGGCACGCGGCGGCACGGTCGCGATGCCCGAGGCCACCCGCAACCTGCGGCCCTCGATCGATCGGCTGGCCGCGCGCCGGCGGCCGTCGCACTGA
- a CDS encoding deoxyribodipyrimidine photolyase, giving the protein MRRVVTSEAPVRPDGEYVLYWMRASRRLVDNFALDRAVAWCHELGRPLLVLEALRCDYPWAADRHHAFVLDGMRDNLRTATAAGVALHAYVEPTVGAGKGLLAALAARACVVVTDFHPSFHFPAMLRAGIDASPVRLEAIDGVGLVPLRATATAAVTAYAFRRQLQQLLPIHLERFPRARPLRDAVVRGAVVPADIMRRWPAADVDTLAATPAALARLPIDHAPGRVDVEGGPRAAAARLSEFLASGLGHYGDRNHPDRDATSGLSPHLHVGHIGPHAVLRAIGKQHDWTPADLGAVRNGAREGFWGLPSPVEGFLDQLVTWRELGHNFATHRDDLERYDSLPTWALQTLERHAGDPRGWHYDRDALERGMTHDPIWNAAQTELRERGAIHNYLRMLWGKLVLQWSEHPRVALEHLIHLNNRWALDGRDPNSYSGILWTFGRYDRPWGPERPIFGTVRYMTSQQTRRKLQLATYLARYGDQRQLA; this is encoded by the coding sequence CTGCGCCGTGTGGTCACCTCGGAGGCCCCGGTGCGGCCCGACGGCGAGTACGTGCTGTACTGGATGCGAGCGAGCCGTCGGCTGGTCGACAACTTTGCGCTCGACCGCGCGGTGGCGTGGTGCCACGAGCTGGGCCGGCCCCTGCTCGTGCTCGAGGCGCTGCGGTGCGACTACCCCTGGGCCGCCGATCGCCACCACGCGTTCGTGCTCGACGGCATGCGCGACAACCTGCGCACGGCGACGGCGGCTGGCGTCGCGCTGCACGCCTACGTCGAGCCGACCGTGGGCGCCGGCAAGGGCCTGCTCGCCGCGCTGGCGGCCCGCGCATGCGTGGTCGTGACCGACTTCCACCCGTCGTTCCACTTCCCCGCGATGCTGCGGGCGGGCATCGACGCCTCACCGGTGCGCCTCGAGGCGATCGACGGCGTCGGGCTGGTACCCCTGCGAGCGACCGCGACCGCGGCGGTGACCGCCTACGCCTTCCGGCGGCAGCTGCAGCAGCTGCTGCCGATCCATCTCGAACGCTTCCCGCGGGCACGACCGCTGCGCGACGCGGTCGTGCGCGGCGCGGTGGTACCGGCCGACATCATGCGCCGCTGGCCGGCCGCCGATGTGGACACGCTCGCCGCGACCCCCGCGGCGCTGGCACGGCTGCCGATCGACCACGCCCCTGGCCGGGTGGACGTCGAGGGTGGGCCGCGGGCCGCGGCCGCGCGGCTGAGCGAGTTCCTCGCGTCGGGGCTCGGACACTACGGCGATCGCAATCACCCCGACCGCGACGCGACCAGCGGCCTGTCACCCCACCTGCACGTCGGCCACATCGGCCCGCACGCGGTGCTGCGCGCGATCGGGAAGCAGCACGACTGGACGCCCGCCGATCTCGGCGCGGTGCGCAACGGCGCGCGCGAGGGCTTCTGGGGGCTGCCGTCGCCGGTCGAGGGCTTCCTCGATCAGCTGGTGACCTGGCGCGAGCTGGGCCACAACTTCGCGACCCACCGCGACGATCTGGAGCGCTACGACTCGCTCCCGACCTGGGCGCTGCAGACCCTCGAGCGGCACGCCGGCGATCCCCGCGGCTGGCACTACGATCGCGACGCACTCGAGCGCGGCATGACCCATGATCCGATCTGGAACGCCGCCCAGACCGAGCTGCGCGAACGCGGCGCGATCCACAACTACCTCCGCATGCTGTGGGGCAAGCTCGTGCTGCAGTGGAGCGAGCACCCGCGGGTCGCGCTCGAGCACCTCATCCACCTCAACAACCGTTGGGCACTGGATGGGCGCGATCCCAACTCGTACAGCGGCATCCTGTGGACCTTCGGCCGCTACGACCGTCCGTGGGGTCCCGAGCGTCCCATCTTCGGCACCGTGCGCTACATGACGAGCCAGCAGACCCGACGCAAGCTACAGCTCGCGACGTATCTCGCCCGCTACGGCGACCAGCGTCAGCTGGCGTGA
- a CDS encoding RNA polymerase sigma factor RpoD/SigA, with protein sequence MTRRTPSVSTRSHGGGRHAADEIIGRYLHELDAQPLLQGDRETQAALRLQGLKQQYWRRLFAIAPLRSAMVEVIVAARAQLRGEIDLEPLRALSRQRGELAGADVEALLESLAYADGGCELADRLAADVHALADGATPSSLRLRRAVESGALSSASASLHACRAAITAAREAFARANLRLVVTMAHRYQSTGRLPLSDLIQEGNIGLMTAVDRFDPRRGFRFSTYGAWWIRHAISRALSDTGRTVRLPVHVIDLQCRVAKLRREFERANGRAPEQAELAAALGTSEAKLRKLDLVMREQSMPLPDDEEGTRDALRDALADDAPASDEDLHERRLLDVLERAFEELDDGARDILRRRFGLDGDEPMTLREVGEAYSLSRERIRQLQQGALTRLRGALERDGFARADVCEGREA encoded by the coding sequence ATGACCCGACGGACCCCCAGCGTTTCGACCCGCAGCCACGGCGGTGGCCGCCACGCGGCCGACGAGATCATCGGTCGCTACCTCCACGAGCTCGACGCGCAGCCGCTCTTGCAGGGTGACCGCGAGACCCAGGCCGCGCTGCGACTGCAGGGGCTCAAGCAGCAGTACTGGCGCCGCCTCTTCGCGATCGCGCCGCTGCGCAGCGCGATGGTCGAGGTCATCGTCGCCGCACGTGCGCAGCTGCGCGGCGAGATCGATCTCGAGCCCCTGCGCGCGCTCTCGCGGCAGCGCGGCGAGCTGGCAGGCGCCGACGTCGAGGCGTTGCTCGAGTCACTGGCCTACGCCGACGGTGGCTGCGAGCTCGCCGACCGCTTGGCCGCCGATGTGCACGCGCTCGCCGACGGTGCGACGCCATCGAGCCTGCGACTGCGCCGCGCGGTGGAGTCCGGCGCGCTGTCGTCCGCGAGCGCGAGCCTGCACGCGTGCCGCGCCGCGATCACGGCCGCGCGGGAGGCGTTCGCCCGCGCCAACCTGCGTCTGGTCGTCACCATGGCCCATCGCTACCAGTCGACCGGCCGCCTGCCGCTCTCGGATCTGATCCAGGAGGGCAACATCGGCCTCATGACGGCGGTCGACCGCTTCGACCCCCGCCGGGGCTTCCGCTTCTCGACCTACGGTGCGTGGTGGATCCGACACGCGATCAGTCGCGCGCTGTCCGATACCGGTCGCACCGTGCGACTGCCGGTACACGTGATCGATCTGCAGTGCCGCGTGGCCAAGCTGCGCCGCGAGTTCGAGCGTGCGAACGGACGTGCGCCGGAACAAGCCGAGCTCGCCGCCGCGCTCGGCACCTCCGAGGCCAAGCTGCGCAAGCTCGACCTGGTCATGCGTGAGCAGTCGATGCCGCTCCCCGACGACGAAGAGGGCACCCGCGACGCGCTGCGCGACGCGCTGGCCGACGACGCGCCGGCCTCCGACGAAGATCTGCACGAACGTCGCTTGCTCGACGTGCTCGAGCGGGCCTTCGAGGAACTCGACGACGGTGCGCGCGACATCCTGCGGCGTCGCTTCGGCCTGGACGGCGACGAGCCGATGACCCTGCGCGAGGTCGGCGAGGCCTACTCGCTGTCGCGCGAGCGCATCCGCCAGCTGCAGCAGGGAGCGCTCACGCGACTGCGTGGCGCGCTCGAGCGCGACGGCTTCGCCCGCGCGGACGTCTGCGAGGGCCGCGAGGCATAG
- a CDS encoding serine/threonine protein kinase — protein sequence MATERTTSEARAGAPASTDAGLSRALGELRPAHDVVQAQLFASVTAALFGAPVAAPRLGPYTLVDRVGAGGMGTVFSAWDDRLERRVALKVLHRGHARARADEVLREARALARVIDPHVVPVYDTGRDAHDDAWIAMEFVAGTDLRVAARREQPTAVVLARWLAQALAGVLAAHAAGILHGDLKPENLLRGDDGRVRVVDFGMAVEPEVGDDARGGTRGFLAPELIIGGRASAASDLYAFAVTAEELRGEAGLHRWPRALERALRRARARDPARRGTAGELAVAIGGVVRRDRDRRGLFAVLALGVVAGVATIATGDGIDACARLADDPGWEQVMPRRVAAALARFGAAGQRAADDLAPRLQDTARSWHATRELACASAPARRAQLDACLRRSNRELQSLVLGLETASSFSGNDGARLGEVIGDPARCDEGTAAPDGERVQLHEQLLLTQVLLDAGDFAAAEPPARAAWEQARRNADAEMVARAAYLLGRTYAVAGPAAQARELLERAYYVAEAAALDDIAADATIVLMHLLGGSIDPEAALGWRRPLEAELARAAAEPGLEARARVAIARAAERVGDLATMRVQARELLRMVDDGELDGDPVAQLRARTLYVTVLRLDGDVPSLLAQQLASLAIASRAFRPDHPDVGITWVGVGSAWDDLGDVERAIAAFERGIPLLERAEVPRQLALALYLLGRAQLAAGRLDQAQHAFERSAAIWATTVEAHHPDLSLPSIGQAEVAHARGDYGTARRRYHEAIEILGPDDPTVGWPLFGLGETEAAAGDAAAARLQLRRAREHFGDNPIMTSETWFAEGKTWAREGQSARARQCFAAASAAIEGMVIGPELATAIAAELAALP from the coding sequence ATGGCGACCGAACGCACCACGTCCGAGGCGCGCGCGGGCGCGCCGGCGAGCACCGACGCCGGGCTGTCGCGCGCGCTCGGCGAGCTGCGCCCGGCTCATGATGTGGTGCAGGCGCAGCTGTTCGCGTCGGTGACCGCAGCGCTGTTCGGCGCGCCCGTGGCTGCGCCGCGGCTGGGCCCGTACACACTCGTCGATCGCGTGGGCGCCGGTGGCATGGGCACGGTGTTCAGCGCGTGGGACGACCGCCTCGAGCGACGGGTGGCGCTCAAGGTCCTGCATCGCGGACACGCGCGGGCGCGTGCCGACGAGGTGTTGCGCGAGGCCCGAGCGCTCGCGCGGGTCATCGATCCCCACGTCGTGCCGGTGTACGACACCGGTCGCGACGCGCATGACGACGCCTGGATCGCGATGGAGTTCGTCGCGGGCACCGACCTGCGGGTGGCGGCGCGGCGCGAGCAGCCGACTGCGGTGGTGCTGGCGCGCTGGCTGGCACAGGCGCTGGCGGGGGTGCTGGCCGCCCATGCCGCCGGCATCCTGCACGGCGACCTCAAGCCCGAGAACCTCCTGCGGGGCGACGATGGCCGCGTGCGCGTGGTCGACTTCGGCATGGCGGTCGAACCCGAGGTCGGCGACGACGCGCGCGGTGGCACGCGTGGGTTCCTCGCCCCCGAGCTGATCATCGGCGGTCGGGCCAGCGCGGCCAGCGATCTCTACGCGTTCGCCGTGACCGCCGAGGAACTCCGCGGGGAGGCCGGCCTCCATCGCTGGCCACGTGCGCTCGAGCGTGCGCTGCGACGCGCTCGCGCTCGCGATCCAGCTCGCCGCGGTACGGCGGGCGAGCTGGCGGTGGCGATCGGCGGCGTGGTCCGCCGCGATCGCGACCGCCGTGGCCTCTTCGCCGTGCTCGCGCTCGGGGTCGTCGCGGGGGTCGCGACGATCGCCACCGGCGACGGCATCGATGCCTGCGCGCGGCTGGCCGACGACCCCGGCTGGGAGCAGGTGATGCCGCGCAGGGTCGCCGCTGCGCTCGCGCGCTTCGGCGCGGCGGGCCAGCGTGCCGCCGACGATCTCGCGCCCCGGCTGCAGGACACCGCACGCTCCTGGCACGCCACGCGCGAGCTCGCCTGCGCCAGCGCCCCAGCCCGCCGCGCGCAGCTCGACGCGTGCCTGCGTCGCAGCAATCGCGAGCTGCAGTCGCTCGTGCTCGGGCTCGAGACCGCCTCGAGCTTCAGCGGCAACGACGGCGCGCGGCTCGGCGAGGTCATCGGCGATCCGGCGCGCTGCGACGAGGGCACCGCGGCGCCGGACGGCGAGCGGGTCCAGCTCCACGAGCAGCTGTTGCTGACGCAGGTGCTGCTCGACGCCGGGGACTTCGCAGCCGCCGAGCCGCCCGCGCGCGCGGCATGGGAGCAGGCCCGTCGCAACGCAGATGCAGAGATGGTTGCGCGCGCGGCCTACCTGCTGGGTCGCACCTACGCGGTCGCGGGACCGGCCGCCCAGGCGCGCGAGCTGCTCGAGCGCGCGTACTACGTGGCCGAGGCCGCCGCGCTCGACGACATCGCGGCGGACGCGACGATCGTGTTGATGCACCTGCTCGGGGGCTCGATCGATCCCGAGGCTGCGCTGGGCTGGCGTCGCCCGCTCGAGGCCGAGCTCGCGCGCGCGGCGGCCGAGCCCGGCCTCGAGGCTCGCGCGCGCGTGGCAATCGCCCGCGCGGCCGAACGGGTCGGCGACCTCGCGACCATGCGCGTGCAGGCGCGCGAGCTGCTGCGGATGGTCGACGACGGTGAACTCGACGGCGATCCGGTCGCGCAGCTGCGCGCGCGCACGCTCTACGTCACGGTGCTGCGGCTCGACGGCGACGTACCGAGCCTGCTCGCCCAGCAGCTGGCCTCGCTGGCGATTGCGAGTCGGGCATTCCGGCCCGATCACCCCGACGTCGGCATCACGTGGGTCGGCGTCGGCTCGGCATGGGACGACCTCGGCGACGTCGAGCGTGCGATCGCGGCCTTCGAGCGCGGTATCCCGCTGCTCGAGCGCGCCGAGGTGCCACGGCAGCTCGCGCTCGCGCTGTACCTGCTGGGACGGGCGCAGCTGGCCGCGGGGCGCCTCGACCAGGCCCAGCACGCGTTCGAGCGCAGCGCCGCGATCTGGGCCACGACGGTGGAGGCCCACCATCCCGATCTCAGCTTGCCGAGCATCGGGCAGGCCGAGGTCGCCCACGCCCGTGGCGACTACGGCACCGCGCGACGGCGATACCACGAAGCGATCGAGATCCTCGGGCCCGATGACCCCACCGTGGGTTGGCCGCTGTTCGGACTCGGCGAGACCGAGGCCGCAGCCGGCGACGCCGCGGCGGCGCGGCTGCAGCTCCGCCGCGCGCGGGAGCACTTCGGCGACAACCCCATCATGACCAGCGAGACCTGGTTCGCCGAGGGCAAGACCTGGGCGCGCGAAGGTCAGTCGGCGCGCGCGCGGCAGTGCTTCGCCGCCGCCTCCGCGGCGATCGAGGGCATGGTGATCGGCCCCGAGCTGGCGACGGCGATCGCAGCCGAACTCGCGGCGCTGCCGTAG
- a CDS encoding sigma-70 family RNA polymerase sigma factor, which yields MDDDLQLLHAWRGGDRNAGQSLLQRHFDPIARFFRSKLGDDVQDLVQRTFLDCVESRDRMGCVSVRAYLFAIARHRLVDHLRGRHLREVDPAITSMADLVTSASSRLARDDRQRLLALALQQLPLEQQCVLELAYWEGLSGPEIADALGVPATTIRSRITRARDRLRELLATLETDPAALAMLRGDLDRRSREFDHAG from the coding sequence GTGGACGACGATCTGCAGCTGCTGCACGCGTGGCGCGGTGGCGACCGCAACGCCGGCCAGTCGCTGCTGCAGCGCCACTTCGATCCGATCGCCCGCTTCTTCCGCAGCAAGCTCGGCGACGACGTGCAGGACCTCGTGCAGCGCACCTTCCTCGACTGCGTCGAGAGCCGCGATCGCATGGGCTGCGTCAGCGTGCGGGCGTATCTCTTCGCGATTGCGCGGCATCGCTTGGTCGACCACCTCCGTGGCCGGCACCTCCGCGAGGTCGATCCCGCGATCACGTCGATGGCCGACCTCGTGACCTCCGCATCGAGCCGGCTGGCGCGCGACGATCGGCAGCGCCTGCTGGCGCTCGCGCTGCAGCAGCTACCGCTCGAGCAGCAGTGCGTGCTCGAGCTTGCGTACTGGGAGGGGCTGAGCGGGCCGGAGATCGCCGACGCCCTCGGGGTCCCGGCGACGACGATCCGCAGCCGCATCACGCGGGCCCGCGATCGCCTGCGCGAGCTGCTGGCGACCCTCGAGACCGACCCTGCCGCGCTCGCGATGCTGCGGGGCGACCTCGATCGCCGCAGCCGTGAGTTCGACCACGCGGGGTGA
- a CDS encoding VCBS repeat-containing protein: MTTTRTGLLALVTIAGALACGQDETNPFDSGTGGGADSSAGPAPSSTTVAADGSGTTSADSSGGGGPSLDVGFREDMAHGPAACTMETPADIDPRGAVPCNDQAPPNAFDAEVQWSWDGGESYHTPLVINLTDDNGNGEIDVCDIPDVILHVGTAFGAIHILDGATGVEHFSLPGMFDPNTTPAVGDIDDDGLPEIVASAGLPFAATMVAFEHDGTPKWTSTAPFSAMAGTAIGIANLDNQGPAEVYVAGVVVAGDTGATLFTAGAQAGLLAGALTAPTAADLDGDGTLEFIRGQDAYHPDGTVWYDDDTIAPGFPQVANFDDDDDPEILVISTEGITVLEHDGTVKYANARPSGDPSGFSWFRPATVHDFDGDGVSEFAVSSASHYAAYHRDASVMWIANVQDPSGVAAGTAFDFLGDGTAEAMFADEYHLFAFDIDGNASLQVDRSSGTLIEYPVVADVDNDGAAEILVVSNKNFENQQLTPTLQVIRDSQDRWIQARRIWNQHTYHVTNVNEDGTIPDFEPPSWRLLNTFRTNAQIEGGTVCIPPAG, from the coding sequence ATGACGACGACGCGGACCGGCCTGCTCGCCCTCGTCACGATCGCCGGCGCGCTCGCCTGCGGTCAGGACGAGACCAATCCCTTCGACTCGGGCACCGGCGGCGGTGCGGACTCGAGCGCCGGACCGGCGCCATCGTCGACCACGGTCGCAGCCGACGGCTCCGGCACCACCAGCGCCGACAGCTCCGGCGGCGGCGGTCCTTCGCTCGACGTCGGGTTCCGCGAGGACATGGCCCACGGCCCCGCGGCGTGCACGATGGAGACCCCCGCGGACATCGATCCGCGCGGCGCCGTCCCTTGCAACGATCAAGCGCCACCCAACGCCTTCGATGCCGAGGTGCAGTGGAGCTGGGACGGCGGCGAGTCGTACCACACTCCGCTGGTCATCAACCTCACCGACGACAACGGCAACGGCGAGATCGACGTCTGCGACATCCCCGACGTGATCCTGCACGTCGGCACTGCGTTCGGCGCCATCCACATCCTCGACGGTGCGACCGGCGTCGAGCACTTCTCGCTGCCGGGCATGTTCGACCCCAACACCACGCCTGCGGTCGGCGACATCGACGACGATGGCCTGCCGGAGATCGTCGCGAGCGCGGGCTTGCCGTTCGCAGCCACGATGGTGGCGTTCGAGCACGACGGCACGCCGAAGTGGACCAGCACCGCGCCCTTCAGCGCCATGGCTGGCACCGCGATCGGCATCGCCAACCTCGACAACCAGGGCCCCGCTGAGGTCTACGTCGCAGGCGTCGTGGTCGCGGGCGACACCGGCGCGACGCTGTTCACCGCGGGGGCGCAGGCGGGCCTGCTCGCGGGGGCGCTGACGGCCCCGACCGCCGCCGATCTCGACGGCGACGGCACGCTCGAGTTCATCCGCGGCCAGGACGCCTACCACCCCGACGGCACCGTCTGGTACGACGACGACACCATCGCGCCCGGCTTCCCGCAGGTCGCGAACTTCGACGACGACGACGACCCCGAGATCCTCGTGATCAGCACCGAGGGCATCACCGTGCTCGAGCACGACGGCACCGTGAAGTACGCCAACGCGCGGCCCTCGGGCGACCCCAGCGGCTTCTCGTGGTTCCGGCCCGCGACCGTGCACGACTTCGACGGCGACGGCGTGTCGGAGTTCGCCGTCAGCTCCGCGTCGCACTACGCCGCGTACCACCGCGACGCCAGCGTGATGTGGATCGCCAACGTGCAGGACCCCAGCGGCGTCGCGGCCGGCACCGCCTTCGACTTCCTCGGCGACGGCACCGCCGAGGCGATGTTCGCCGACGAGTACCACCTGTTCGCGTTCGACATCGACGGCAACGCGTCGCTGCAGGTCGACCGCAGCTCGGGCACGCTCATCGAGTACCCGGTGGTGGCCGACGTCGACAACGACGGCGCCGCCGAGATCCTCGTGGTCTCCAACAAGAACTTCGAGAACCAGCAGCTGACGCCGACCCTGCAGGTGATCCGTGACTCGCAGGACCGCTGGATTCAGGCCCGCCGCATCTGGAATCAGCACACGTACCACGTGACCAACGTCAACGAGGACGGCACGATCCCCGACTTCGAGCCGCCGTCGTGGCGCCTCCTCAACACCTTCCGCACCAACGCGCAGATCGAGGGCGGCACGGTGTGCATTCCCCCGGCGGGCTGA